One genomic region from Nocardia vinacea encodes:
- a CDS encoding sulfurtransferase, with amino-acid sequence MPVAPDSHPAFGSYAHPHRLVTTQWLSANIGTPGLKIIESNEDILLYDIGHVPGATKVDWRGDLNDPVTRDYIDGARFTELMRAKGIERDDTVVIYGDRGNAQAAHTFWVFTLFGHPDVRLLDGGRDAWISEVRDTTFDPPYLPRSEYPTVRRDDSSVRAFREDVLAHLGKPLIDVRSPEEYSGELIQPPANPEDAALRGGHIPTAVNIPWTEAFHSDGRFRSRAELDDIYGALAVADDLVVYSRVGERSSHTWFVLTYLLGFENVRNYDGSWTEWGNSVRMPIAKGYEPGDTPTAGTRKARAR; translated from the coding sequence GTGCCCGTTGCCCCGGACTCTCATCCTGCCTTCGGTTCGTACGCACATCCTCACCGACTAGTAACCACACAGTGGCTGTCGGCAAACATCGGCACGCCGGGACTGAAGATTATCGAGTCCAATGAGGACATCCTGCTCTATGACATCGGTCACGTCCCCGGCGCCACCAAGGTCGATTGGCGCGGCGACCTCAACGATCCGGTTACGCGTGACTATATCGACGGTGCCCGGTTCACCGAGTTGATGCGCGCCAAGGGAATCGAGCGCGACGATACCGTGGTGATCTACGGCGATCGCGGCAACGCGCAGGCCGCGCACACGTTCTGGGTCTTCACCCTGTTCGGGCATCCGGATGTGCGACTGCTCGACGGCGGCCGGGACGCGTGGATCTCCGAGGTGCGCGACACCACTTTCGACCCGCCCTACCTGCCGCGCAGCGAATATCCGACGGTCCGGCGCGACGACAGTTCGGTGCGGGCATTCCGCGAGGATGTGCTCGCCCACCTCGGCAAGCCGCTGATCGACGTGCGCTCCCCCGAGGAGTACTCCGGTGAGCTGATCCAACCGCCGGCCAATCCCGAGGACGCGGCGCTGCGCGGCGGACATATTCCGACCGCGGTGAACATTCCGTGGACCGAGGCCTTCCACAGCGACGGGCGCTTCCGCTCCCGCGCCGAATTGGACGATATCTATGGCGCGCTGGCCGTCGCGGACGATCTGGTCGTCTACAGCCGGGTCGGCGAGCGGTCCAGCCACACCTGGTTCGTGCTGACCTATCTGCTCGGGTTCGAAAACGTGCGCAATTACGACGGGTCCTGGACCGAATGGGGCAATTCGGTTCGCATGCCGATTGCCAAGGGGTATGAACCGGGTGACACACCGACGGCCGGTACCCGCAAGGCGCGCGCCCGATAG
- a CDS encoding transcriptional regulator — MSDSWPRRRLLAILRGASEPLDAQELARITGQHVTTVRFHLDVLTRESLVRQFQQPPRGRGRPRIGYSAVQRSVGYQELAQVLADQLGPDPRRRSEAAIAAGRAWGAKLDAGDHAVESLEDAKDVTMTLMSELGFAPERDAAAETDEQVLIRLTACPLRELARTHSEVVCGVHLGLIKEVLDRNGVRGEVNVRLQPFAEPELCLVRLELMAARRDQDVRRDQDVRRDQEVRREPERDATPVPIGAEAGAEPRIAPPSAGRVAPQLRNADPNVAKQSAQQW; from the coding sequence ATGTCCGATTCTTGGCCGAGGCGTCGACTGCTCGCGATCCTACGTGGCGCCAGCGAACCTCTCGACGCCCAAGAACTGGCCAGAATCACCGGACAGCACGTCACTACTGTTCGGTTCCATCTGGATGTGCTTACCAGGGAATCGCTGGTGCGGCAGTTCCAACAACCACCGCGCGGCCGTGGGCGTCCGCGCATCGGCTACAGCGCGGTCCAGCGATCGGTTGGCTATCAGGAACTGGCCCAGGTCCTAGCCGACCAGCTCGGCCCCGATCCGCGGCGTCGCTCCGAGGCGGCCATTGCCGCCGGACGTGCCTGGGGCGCCAAACTCGACGCGGGTGACCATGCGGTCGAATCGCTGGAGGACGCCAAGGACGTCACCATGACGCTGATGTCCGAACTGGGTTTCGCGCCGGAGCGTGACGCGGCCGCCGAAACCGATGAGCAGGTCCTGATCCGGCTCACCGCCTGCCCACTGCGCGAACTCGCGCGCACCCATTCCGAAGTGGTGTGCGGTGTGCACCTCGGTTTGATCAAAGAGGTGCTCGACCGGAACGGCGTGCGCGGTGAGGTGAATGTCCGGCTGCAACCGTTCGCCGAGCCGGAGCTCTGCCTGGTTCGATTGGAACTCATGGCGGCGCGGCGAGACCAGGACGTGCGGCGGGACCAGGACGTGCGGCGCGATCAAGAGGTACGGCGGGAGCCGGAGCGCGACGCGACACCGGTGCCGATCGGCGCGGAGGCCGGGGCGGAGCCGCGGATCGCGCCACCGTCAGCTGGGCGAGTGGCGCCACAGCTGCGCAATGCCGACCCCAATGTCGCCAAGCAGTCGGCGCAGCAGTGGTAG
- a CDS encoding nucleoside triphosphate pyrophosphatase translates to MTRLVLASASPARRAVLRSAGIEPVVRISDVDEDAVAAALPPSTAPEVVVVELARAKARSVAATIPDFAADCVVVGCDSMLLVDGELQGKPHTSEVARARWSEMAGRSADLITGHCVLRMRDGEIVAQSVDCSSTTVHFAKPEPEELDAYIATGEPLQVAGAFTLDGMGGWFVDRIDGDPSSVIGIGLPLLRRLLGDIGVGIAQLWRHSPS, encoded by the coding sequence ATGACGAGACTCGTTCTCGCGTCCGCGTCGCCCGCCCGCCGCGCGGTATTGCGCTCGGCGGGCATCGAACCCGTCGTCCGGATCTCTGATGTCGACGAGGACGCAGTCGCCGCGGCACTGCCACCCAGCACGGCGCCCGAGGTCGTCGTGGTAGAGCTCGCGCGGGCCAAGGCACGGTCAGTGGCCGCCACGATTCCGGATTTCGCCGCGGATTGCGTTGTGGTCGGCTGTGATTCGATGCTGCTCGTCGACGGCGAACTACAGGGCAAGCCGCATACGTCCGAGGTCGCGCGGGCCCGCTGGTCCGAAATGGCCGGGCGCAGTGCGGATCTCATTACCGGCCACTGCGTCCTGCGCATGCGCGACGGCGAAATCGTAGCCCAATCCGTCGACTGCAGTTCCACCACAGTGCATTTCGCCAAGCCCGAACCCGAGGAGCTGGACGCCTACATCGCGACCGGCGAGCCGTTGCAGGTCGCCGGTGCTTTCACACTCGATGGCATGGGCGGTTGGTTCGTCGATCGCATCGATGGCGATCCGTCGAGCGTTATCGGGATCGGACTACCACTGCTGCGCCGACTGCTTGGCGACATTGGGGTCGGCATTGCGCAGCTGTGGCGCCACTCGCCCAGCTGA
- a CDS encoding acyl-CoA carboxylase subunit epsilon, protein MADEDVLTAVELDLTVDPIADAVEAGAPAAAPAPAVAEQPFIRVIKGAPSDEEVAALVCVLSAAANGAASSGPVGPSDSWGRPTLMHRGTSPFSPYAYPQLSHLRD, encoded by the coding sequence GTGGCAGATGAAGATGTGTTGACCGCCGTCGAACTGGATCTCACAGTCGACCCGATCGCGGACGCGGTCGAGGCGGGCGCACCTGCGGCAGCACCGGCCCCAGCGGTGGCCGAGCAGCCGTTCATCCGAGTCATCAAGGGTGCGCCGTCCGACGAGGAAGTCGCGGCGCTGGTATGTGTGCTGTCGGCGGCCGCGAACGGCGCCGCGAGTAGCGGTCCGGTCGGTCCGTCCGACTCCTGGGGTCGCCCGACCCTGATGCACCGCGGCACCTCGCCGTTCTCTCCATACGCTTACCCGCAACTGTCACACCTGCGCGACTGA
- a CDS encoding acyl-CoA carboxylase subunit beta: MTSVQHQPASESAGTPDIHTTAGKLADLRNRLEEAKHPMGEAAADKVHAKGKMTARERILALLDEGSFVELDALARHRSVNFGLENNRPLGDGVVTGYGTIDGRDVCIFSQDVTVFGGSLGEVYGEKIVKVMDLALKTGRPLIGINEGAGARIQEGVVSLGLYGEIFHRNIQASGVIPQISLIMGPAAGGHVYSPALTDFVVMVDGTSQMFVTGPDVIKTVTGEDVTMEDLGGAHTHMTKSGVAHYVASGEQDALDYVKDLLSYLPSNNRAEAPRFPATDPITGAIEDSLTDEDLELDTIIPDSPNQPYDMHEVIRRLLDDDEFLEVQAERAMNIIVGFGRIDGRSVGIVANQPTQFAGCLDIDASEKAARFVRTCDAFNIPIITLVDVPGFLPGTGQEYNGIIRRGAKLLYAYGEATVGKITIITRKAYGGAYDVMGSKHMGADVNLAWPSAQIAVMGASGAVGFVYRKQLQEAAKSGNDVDALRLELQNEYEDTLVNPYVAAERGYVDAVIPPSHTRGQIVSALRLLERKMVTLPPKKHGNIPL; this comes from the coding sequence ATGACGAGTGTCCAGCATCAGCCCGCATCGGAATCGGCGGGCACCCCCGATATCCACACCACCGCTGGGAAGCTGGCTGATCTGCGGAATCGGCTGGAAGAGGCCAAGCACCCGATGGGTGAAGCCGCGGCCGACAAGGTACACGCCAAGGGCAAGATGACCGCCCGCGAGCGCATCCTGGCCCTGCTGGACGAGGGCTCCTTCGTGGAACTGGACGCGCTGGCCCGCCACCGCAGCGTGAACTTCGGCCTGGAGAACAACCGGCCACTCGGCGACGGCGTGGTGACCGGCTACGGCACCATCGACGGCCGCGACGTCTGCATCTTCAGTCAGGACGTCACCGTCTTCGGCGGCAGCCTCGGCGAGGTCTATGGCGAGAAGATCGTCAAGGTGATGGATCTGGCGCTCAAGACCGGCCGTCCGCTGATCGGCATCAACGAGGGCGCGGGCGCGCGCATCCAAGAGGGCGTCGTCTCGCTGGGCCTCTACGGCGAGATCTTCCACCGCAATATCCAAGCCTCCGGCGTGATCCCGCAGATCTCGCTGATCATGGGTCCGGCCGCCGGTGGGCACGTCTACTCGCCCGCGCTGACCGACTTCGTCGTCATGGTCGACGGCACCAGCCAGATGTTCGTCACCGGACCGGATGTCATCAAGACGGTCACCGGTGAGGACGTCACCATGGAAGACCTCGGCGGCGCGCACACCCACATGACGAAATCCGGTGTCGCGCACTATGTCGCCTCCGGCGAGCAGGACGCGCTGGACTACGTCAAGGATCTGCTGAGCTACCTGCCCAGCAACAACCGCGCCGAAGCCCCGCGCTTCCCGGCCACCGACCCGATCACCGGCGCCATCGAGGATTCGCTCACCGACGAGGACCTCGAGCTGGACACGATCATCCCGGATTCGCCGAACCAGCCCTATGACATGCACGAGGTCATCCGTCGGCTGCTCGACGACGACGAATTCCTCGAGGTGCAGGCCGAGCGCGCGATGAACATCATCGTCGGCTTCGGTCGGATCGACGGCCGCAGCGTCGGCATCGTCGCCAACCAGCCGACCCAGTTCGCGGGCTGCCTCGATATCGACGCCTCGGAGAAGGCCGCGCGCTTCGTGCGCACCTGCGACGCCTTCAATATCCCGATCATCACCCTGGTCGATGTTCCCGGCTTCCTGCCCGGCACCGGCCAGGAATACAACGGCATCATCCGGCGCGGCGCGAAGCTGCTCTACGCCTACGGTGAGGCCACTGTGGGCAAAATCACGATCATCACCCGTAAGGCTTACGGTGGCGCCTACGACGTCATGGGTTCCAAGCATATGGGCGCCGATGTGAACCTCGCGTGGCCGAGTGCTCAGATCGCGGTGATGGGCGCCTCGGGCGCCGTCGGTTTCGTCTACCGCAAGCAGCTGCAAGAGGCTGCGAAGAGCGGAAACGATGTCGATGCGCTGCGCCTGGAACTGCAGAACGAGTACGAGGACACCCTCGTGAACCCCTACGTGGCCGCCGAGCGCGGGTACGTCGACGCGGTCATCCCGCCCTCGCATACCCGCGGCCAGATCGTCTCGGCGCTGCGTTTGCTCGAGCGCAAGATGGTCACCCTGCCGCCGAAGAAGCACGGCAACATTCCGCTGTGA
- a CDS encoding biotin--[acetyl-CoA-carboxylase] ligase: protein MHRPPLDAEQLRRSLTESRELSFFSHIAVVESTGSTNADLIARAGEADADRAVLLAETQEQGRGRHARTWVSPPRAQIAMSVLVRLPGIEPAALGWLPLLTGVAVVDALRATAGVDANLKWPNDVLIDGRKVAGILAEVASGGGAPAIVVGIGLNVGLTEAELPVPHATSLTLAGAKVTDRTELVRSLLTEFARRFTAWRNAGWATTDLIGVYRDRCATLGAPVRAELPGGQTLEGIANDVDSAGRLCIGEHVVSAADVTHLRADY, encoded by the coding sequence GTGCACAGGCCACCGTTGGATGCAGAGCAGTTGCGGCGCAGTCTCACCGAGTCGCGCGAACTGTCGTTCTTCTCCCACATCGCTGTGGTGGAGTCGACCGGGTCCACTAATGCGGACCTGATCGCTAGGGCCGGGGAGGCCGACGCCGATCGCGCGGTACTGCTCGCCGAAACCCAAGAGCAGGGCCGGGGGCGGCACGCTCGCACCTGGGTCAGCCCGCCGCGCGCACAGATAGCGATGTCGGTGTTGGTGCGGCTGCCCGGCATCGAGCCTGCCGCGCTCGGCTGGCTGCCGCTGCTCACCGGTGTCGCCGTGGTGGACGCACTGCGCGCGACCGCCGGTGTGGACGCGAATCTGAAGTGGCCCAACGATGTGCTGATCGATGGTCGCAAAGTCGCGGGCATCCTGGCCGAAGTCGCCTCCGGTGGTGGGGCACCCGCCATTGTCGTCGGGATCGGCCTGAACGTCGGTCTCACCGAGGCGGAACTGCCGGTGCCGCATGCCACTTCGCTCACGCTGGCGGGGGCGAAGGTCACCGACCGCACCGAGCTCGTGCGGTCACTACTGACCGAATTCGCCCGCCGCTTCACCGCGTGGCGTAACGCCGGTTGGGCCACCACCGACCTGATCGGCGTCTACCGCGACCGCTGCGCCACCCTCGGCGCCCCCGTCCGTGCTGAACTACCCGGCGGCCAGACCCTCGAGGGCATCGCCAACGATGTCGACAGCGCGGGCCGTCTGTGCATCGGCGAGCATGTCGTCTCCGCTGCCGATGTGACCCACCTGCGCGCCGACTACTGA
- a CDS encoding acyl-ACP desaturase produces the protein MTKDLTQLEILTELEPVAEQNLNRHLSIAKDWHPHDYVPWDEGRNFAAMGGQDWEPEQSKLNEVAKAAMITNLLTEDNLPSYHRLIAENFSQHGAWGTWVGRWTAEENRHGIVLRDYLVVTRGIDPVALEQARMIHMTRGVPSPEDWGGFLVNVAYVTFQELATRVSHRNTGKVCNDAIADRMLQRVAADENLHMIFYRNLCAAGLDLVPDQAMAAITMILTNFIMPGFGMPNFRRNGVLMAKHGIYDLRQHLEEVVQPVLKKWNVFDRNDFGPRGEQARQQLAEFLQKLEKDVLKFEEQRDRLLAREAARGIMQPV, from the coding sequence GTGACCAAGGATCTGACCCAGCTGGAAATCCTGACCGAACTCGAACCGGTGGCCGAACAGAATCTGAACCGCCACCTGTCGATAGCCAAGGACTGGCACCCGCACGACTACGTCCCGTGGGACGAGGGTCGCAACTTCGCCGCGATGGGCGGCCAGGACTGGGAGCCGGAACAGTCCAAGCTGAACGAGGTCGCCAAGGCCGCGATGATCACTAACCTGCTGACCGAGGACAATCTGCCCTCCTATCACCGACTGATCGCCGAGAATTTCTCCCAGCACGGCGCGTGGGGCACCTGGGTCGGGCGCTGGACGGCCGAGGAGAATCGACACGGCATCGTCCTGCGTGACTATCTCGTGGTCACCCGTGGCATCGATCCGGTCGCGCTCGAACAGGCCCGCATGATCCATATGACTCGCGGCGTGCCCTCGCCCGAGGACTGGGGCGGATTCCTGGTCAACGTCGCGTATGTGACCTTCCAGGAGCTGGCCACCCGGGTCAGCCACCGCAATACCGGCAAGGTCTGCAACGACGCCATCGCCGATCGCATGCTGCAGCGCGTCGCCGCCGACGAGAACCTGCACATGATCTTCTACCGCAACCTCTGTGCCGCGGGCCTGGATCTGGTTCCCGACCAGGCGATGGCGGCGATCACCATGATCCTGACCAACTTCATCATGCCCGGCTTCGGCATGCCCAACTTCCGCCGCAATGGCGTGCTAATGGCCAAGCACGGCATCTACGATCTGCGCCAGCACCTCGAAGAGGTGGTGCAGCCGGTGCTGAAGAAGTGGAATGTCTTCGACCGCAACGACTTCGGCCCGCGCGGCGAACAGGCGCGCCAGCAACTCGCCGAATTCCTGCAGAAGCTGGAGAAGGACGTCCTCAAGTTCGAGGAACAGCGCGACCGCTTGCTCGCCCGCGAGGCGGCGCGCGGCATCATGCAACCGGTCTGA
- a CDS encoding PH domain-containing protein, whose protein sequence is MGYPEEVLAPDEQLILHRHPHWKMLFWPIVTLIIATALAGFAGGLIWRRTEGTTRSVLLIVVLVVWLGLIGWRCVARIISWQSTHFIVTDRRVLIRQGVITHTGIDIPMSRISSVQFRHGLFDRVLGTGTLIIGSSSEEPLEYDDIPQVQKVHALLYRQVFEESRDNLGQ, encoded by the coding sequence ATGGGTTATCCGGAGGAGGTGCTCGCCCCGGACGAGCAGTTGATACTCCATCGTCATCCGCATTGGAAAATGCTGTTCTGGCCGATCGTGACGCTCATCATCGCGACCGCGCTGGCCGGATTCGCCGGGGGACTGATCTGGCGCAGAACCGAGGGCACGACCCGCTCGGTATTGCTGATCGTGGTGCTGGTGGTCTGGCTCGGCCTCATCGGATGGCGTTGTGTCGCAAGGATTATCAGCTGGCAGTCGACACACTTCATCGTGACCGACCGCCGGGTGCTCATCCGGCAGGGCGTGATCACCCACACCGGCATCGATATCCCGATGAGCCGGATTTCGAGTGTGCAGTTCCGGCACGGACTGTTCGACCGGGTGCTCGGCACCGGCACCCTGATCATCGGATCGTCCTCGGAGGAACCGCTCGAATACGACGACATCCCACAGGTGCAGAAGGTGCACGCACTGCTGTACCGGCAGGTGTTCGAGGAATCCCGGGATAATCTGGGTCAATGA
- a CDS encoding response regulator transcription factor, with product MTAVLLAEDDEAIAAPLSRALGREGYSVTVERFGPAVLERALEGDHDLLILDLGLPGMDGLEVCRQVRARGADLAVLMLTARTDEVDFVVGLDAGADDYVGKPFRLAELLARVRALLRRSGIGDEAVEVGGIRLEPAARRVLVNGVEVGLANKEYELLKVLIDRAGQVVARETILREVWGDAELRGSKTLDMHMSWLRRKIGDEGPMAERRIVTVRGVGFRLNTD from the coding sequence ATGACCGCCGTACTGCTGGCCGAAGACGATGAGGCCATCGCCGCACCGCTGTCGCGTGCGCTTGGGCGCGAGGGCTATTCGGTCACCGTGGAACGCTTCGGGCCCGCGGTGCTCGAACGCGCATTGGAGGGCGATCATGATCTGCTCATCCTCGATCTCGGCCTGCCCGGAATGGACGGGCTCGAGGTGTGCCGCCAGGTGCGCGCCCGCGGTGCCGATCTGGCCGTGCTGATGCTCACCGCGCGCACCGATGAGGTGGACTTCGTCGTCGGGTTGGACGCGGGCGCGGACGACTATGTCGGCAAACCGTTCCGGTTGGCCGAATTGCTCGCCCGGGTTCGAGCATTGTTGCGGCGCAGCGGAATCGGTGACGAGGCGGTCGAGGTCGGTGGTATCCGGCTGGAGCCGGCAGCGCGCCGGGTGCTGGTGAACGGCGTCGAAGTCGGTTTGGCCAACAAGGAATACGAGCTGCTCAAGGTGTTGATCGATCGGGCGGGCCAGGTGGTGGCGCGCGAGACGATCCTGCGGGAGGTGTGGGGCGACGCCGAGCTGCGCGGTTCCAAAACCTTGGATATGCACATGTCCTGGCTGCGTCGCAAGATCGGTGACGAGGGCCCGATGGCCGAGCGACGCATCGTCACGGTGCGCGGTGTCGGCTTCCGGTTGAACACCGATTGA
- a CDS encoding HAMP domain-containing sensor histidine kinase, producing the protein MRRRILRSILTVLTITTVVLGFPLIYTAWLWVEDITRNDLENRLERIAAEIIAQEHGDGMVLGELDTRLVRPLIPKDGKLTIIYPAPQDNASRLDIGAEQVHHPVVESLAMGTEGSLRLEVPSGPMHTRQIQAVAVVAFAVLASLAAAVSVAMITARRVADPLRDVAARAARLAMGDFRPDPRRHGISELDRVSDVLDSATVEIAGRLQREHALVADVSHQLRSRLTAVRLRLDELSTHSDPAVVHEAEEAMAQVDRLTDAIDDLVRASRDEDAADRDPVPVMDELRGVVEEWSHPFTEAGRILRLIGDESLRAPITGSRLREALAVLVDNALMHGGGTCTVSVRTVRTVSEREPLVVVEVADEGDGVRDELAPHIFDRGFSAGGSTGVGLALARALIEADGGRLELQRRRPALFAMFLGSSASQRTPNGAQAPEPR; encoded by the coding sequence ATGAGACGCAGAATCCTGCGATCGATACTCACCGTGCTGACCATCACCACGGTGGTGCTCGGCTTTCCGCTGATCTACACCGCGTGGCTCTGGGTCGAGGACATCACCCGCAACGATCTGGAGAACCGGCTGGAGCGGATCGCCGCGGAGATCATCGCCCAGGAACACGGAGACGGCATGGTGCTCGGCGAACTCGACACCCGCCTGGTGCGGCCGCTGATCCCCAAGGACGGCAAGCTGACCATCATCTATCCGGCGCCGCAGGACAATGCGTCCCGGCTCGATATCGGCGCGGAGCAGGTTCACCATCCGGTGGTGGAATCGCTGGCGATGGGCACCGAGGGTTCGTTGCGCCTGGAGGTGCCGTCGGGGCCGATGCATACCCGGCAGATCCAGGCCGTCGCGGTGGTGGCCTTCGCGGTGCTCGCCTCACTGGCCGCGGCGGTGTCGGTGGCGATGATCACCGCACGCCGGGTCGCCGATCCGCTCCGTGACGTCGCGGCCCGCGCCGCCCGGCTGGCCATGGGGGACTTCCGGCCGGATCCGCGGCGGCACGGGATTTCCGAACTGGACCGGGTTTCCGATGTGCTCGATTCGGCGACCGTCGAGATCGCCGGGCGACTGCAGCGCGAGCATGCGCTGGTCGCGGATGTTTCGCATCAGCTGCGCAGTCGCCTGACCGCGGTGCGATTGCGGCTGGACGAGTTGTCCACGCATTCCGATCCGGCCGTGGTGCACGAGGCCGAGGAAGCAATGGCGCAGGTCGACCGGCTGACCGATGCGATCGACGATCTGGTCCGGGCCTCGCGCGACGAGGATGCCGCCGATCGCGATCCGGTGCCGGTGATGGACGAACTGCGCGGTGTTGTCGAGGAATGGTCGCATCCGTTCACCGAGGCGGGCCGGATCCTGCGGCTGATCGGCGACGAATCGCTGCGCGCGCCGATCACCGGTTCTCGGCTGCGCGAAGCACTTGCCGTGCTGGTCGACAATGCGCTGATGCACGGCGGCGGCACCTGCACGGTATCGGTGCGCACCGTGCGCACCGTCAGCGAACGGGAGCCCTTGGTGGTGGTCGAGGTCGCCGACGAGGGCGACGGCGTCCGCGACGAACTCGCGCCGCACATCTTCGACCGCGGCTTCTCTGCCGGCGGCTCGACCGGTGTCGGACTCGCCCTCGCGAGGGCACTCATCGAGGCCGATGGTGGGCGCTTGGAATTGCAGCGCCGCCGCCCTGCGCTGTTCGCGATGTTCCTCGGATCCAGTGCGTCGCAACGCACACCCAACGGCGCGCAGGCGCCCGAGCCGCGCTAA
- a CDS encoding GtrA family protein, translating to MSFVDDVVNVLPKPLREIAYRHHELIKFAIVGATTFIIDSGIFYVLKWTVLETKPVTAKIISGVIAVICSYILNREWSFKNRGGREKHHEALLFFGVSGVGVVLSFIPLWISSYVFDLRQPDVSFTVENIADFISAFIIGNLLQMAFRFWSMRRWVFPDEISELVEEIEELLEEEQLGHS from the coding sequence GTGTCTTTCGTCGACGACGTGGTCAACGTCCTCCCCAAGCCCCTGCGGGAGATCGCTTACCGCCACCACGAACTGATCAAATTCGCTATCGTCGGCGCGACCACCTTCATCATCGACTCGGGCATCTTCTATGTGCTCAAGTGGACCGTGCTGGAGACCAAGCCGGTCACCGCGAAAATCATCTCCGGCGTGATCGCGGTCATCTGCTCCTACATCCTCAACCGCGAGTGGTCGTTCAAGAACCGCGGCGGGCGCGAGAAGCACCACGAAGCACTGCTGTTCTTCGGCGTCAGCGGCGTCGGTGTCGTGCTGAGCTTCATCCCGCTGTGGATCTCCAGCTACGTCTTCGACCTACGCCAGCCCGATGTGAGCTTCACCGTCGAGAACATCGCGGACTTCATCAGCGCCTTCATCATCGGCAACCTGCTGCAGATGGCGTTCCGCTTCTGGTCGATGCGCCGCTGGGTGTTCCCGGACGAGATCAGCGAGCTCGTCGAGGAAATCGAAGAACTGCTCGAGGAAGAGCAGCTCGGCCACAGTTAG
- a CDS encoding 5-(carboxyamino)imidazole ribonucleotide synthase: MPTVTMIGGGQLARMTHQAAIALGQRLRVLAENPDDPAAQVSPEVVLGSHTDLTALRKAAVGSHALTFDHEHVPTEHLEALVAEGVNVQPPPHALIFAQDKLAMRIKLSELGLPVPAFVPVTSAADAVRFGDEHDWRIVLKAARGGYDGRGVWMPESAGEAETIVSDQLAHGVQLLAEAKVNLERELSAMVARSPFGQAATWPVVETVQRNGQCAVVIAPAPDLSDELAAQAETLALNLAKELGVVGAMAVELFETNDGALLINELAMRPHNSGHWGMDGACTGQFEQHLRAVLDYPLGDTSPLAPVTVMANILGAAEAPTMSMDERLHHLFARLPQAKVHLYGKGERPDRKIGHINVLGDDVAVVREQAERAAHWMSHAIWTDGWDPHGE, translated from the coding sequence ATGCCCACCGTCACCATGATCGGTGGTGGCCAGCTCGCGCGCATGACGCACCAGGCCGCCATCGCGCTCGGTCAGCGGCTGCGGGTGCTGGCCGAGAATCCCGATGACCCGGCCGCACAGGTGAGCCCCGAGGTTGTACTAGGCAGCCACACCGATCTGACCGCGCTGCGTAAGGCCGCCGTCGGTTCGCACGCGCTCACCTTCGATCACGAGCATGTGCCGACCGAACATCTGGAGGCGCTGGTCGCCGAGGGCGTCAATGTGCAGCCGCCGCCGCACGCGCTGATCTTCGCGCAGGACAAGCTGGCCATGCGGATCAAGCTGTCCGAGCTCGGATTGCCCGTGCCCGCCTTCGTGCCCGTTACTTCGGCGGCCGACGCGGTGCGATTCGGTGACGAGCACGACTGGCGGATCGTGCTGAAGGCGGCGCGCGGCGGCTACGACGGGCGCGGTGTCTGGATGCCGGAATCAGCGGGCGAGGCCGAGACGATCGTTTCCGATCAGCTCGCACATGGGGTGCAGTTGCTCGCCGAGGCCAAGGTAAATCTCGAGCGCGAACTGTCGGCGATGGTGGCGCGTTCGCCATTCGGTCAGGCCGCGACCTGGCCGGTGGTGGAGACGGTGCAGCGCAATGGTCAGTGCGCCGTGGTGATCGCGCCCGCACCGGACCTGAGTGACGAATTGGCCGCGCAGGCGGAGACACTCGCGCTGAACCTGGCCAAGGAACTCGGTGTGGTCGGTGCGATGGCCGTCGAACTCTTCGAAACCAACGACGGCGCCCTCCTGATCAACGAACTGGCGATGCGTCCGCACAACTCCGGTCACTGGGGCATGGACGGCGCGTGCACCGGCCAATTCGAACAGCATCTGCGCGCGGTGCTCGACTATCCGCTCGGCGACACCAGTCCGTTGGCGCCGGTCACGGTGATGGCGAATATTCTCGGCGCGGCCGAGGCGCCGACCATGTCGATGGACGAGCGGCTGCACCACCTCTTCGCCAGATTGCCGCAGGCGAAGGTGCACCTGTACGGCAAGGGCGAACGCCCGGACCGCAAGATCGGGCATATCAACGTGCTCGGCGACGATGTCGCCGTGGTGCGCGAGCAGGCCGAGCGCGCGGCGCATTGGATGTCGCACGCGATTTGGACCGACGGATGGGATCCCCACGGTGAGTAA